A part of Dreissena polymorpha isolate Duluth1 chromosome 13, UMN_Dpol_1.0, whole genome shotgun sequence genomic DNA contains:
- the LOC127854716 gene encoding uncharacterized protein LOC127854716, whose protein sequence is MSIYFKWTTDSLTTEDHFMGLVNVERTDAESLLNAINQFCIGKGIDIRRCRFVGFDGANVMSGEVSGLQRRIRHLSPICLYMNCRNHRLALCLKHLMKNYPVLVDADALLLAIWKLFHYSPQRFQVLKAIQEAYGDEKLTLIRAATTRWLSHGNACVRFIDRYEACLDALAAIYDAKKEPEVYGLRLSVTTKTQWL, encoded by the exons ATGAGCATCTACTTTAAGTGGACGACAGACTCCTTAACTACCGAGGACCACTTCATGG GTCTTGTCAACGTAGAGCGGACAGATGCAGAGTCGTTGCTGAATGCCATCAACCAGTTTTGCATTGGAAAAGGGATCGACATACGGCGGTGTAGATTTGTTGGCTTTGATGGTGCTAATGTAATGAGCGGTGAAGTATCAG GCCTACAAAGAAGGATTCGACATCTGTCACCTATCTGTTTGTACATGAACTGCAGGAATCATCGCTTGGCCCTTTGTCTAAAGCACCTCATGAAGAACTACCCAGTCCTGGTGGATGCTGATGCTTTACTTCTAGCCATATGGAAACTTTTCCATTACTCACCACAGCGTTTCCAGGTGTTAAAGGCAATACAGGAGGCATATGGGGATGAGAAGTTAACGCTGATAAGGGCTGCAACCACACGCTGGCTTTCCCATGGTAATGCTTGTGTGAGGTTTATTGATAGATATGAGGCCTGCCTTGATGCATTAGCTGCAATATACGACGCCAAAAAAGAGCCTGAAGTTTATGGCTTAAGGCTGAGCGTTACAACTAAAACACAGTGGCTATGA